The window GTCGTCGCCGAGCGCAGCGGTCTGTCGGTGCCGTTCCTCAGCCAGGTCGAGAACGAACGGGCCCGGCCCAGCACCCGCTCGCTGGAGCGCATGGCCGATGCCCTCGGCACGACCCGCGTGGAGCTGCTGGCGGCAGCCGACCCGGCGCGCAGTGTCGACGTGGTGCGCGCCGACGACTCCGAGTTCACCCACGAGCCCCGCGTGCGCCCCCTGGTGCGCGGTCACCACCAGCTGCACGCCATGGAGTTCTCCGGCGACCAGGACGCCGGCCGTGAGTTCCAGCACCGCAACGACGAGTTGATGTACGTGGCCGACGGCGTCGTCGAGGTCGAGGCGGAGGGCCGCGCGTACCGCCTGGGGCGGGGCGACACCCTGTACCTGACCGGTGGAGTGCGTCACCGGTGGCGGGCCACCGAGGAGGACACCCGGGTCCTCGTCGTCGCCGTCGCCGACCACGTCGAGGCGGTGGACCATCCCGGCCGGTGAGCGGCGTGCCGGGAGCCCGCACCCGCACCCCGGCCCGGGCATGCGCGTGGTGTCGCTGGTCCCGTCCCTCACCGAGGCCGTCGCGGTGTCGGCGCCGGGCGTCCTCGTCGGGGCGACCGACTGGTGCAGCCATCCCGCCGGGCTCGACGTCGTACGCGTCGGCGGCACCAAGAACCCGGACGTGGAGCGGATCGCCGCGCTCGCTCCCGATCTCGTCGTGGCCAACGAGGAGGAGAACCGGGAGCCCGACCTGACCGCGCTGCGGGACGCGGGCCTGGAGGTGCTCGTCACCGAGGTACGGGACCTGCCGGGCGCCTTCCGCGACCTGGAGCGGGTGCTCGCGGCGTGTGGTGCGCGCGGGCGGCCGCGCTGGCTGGACGAGGCCGAGGAGGCCTGGCTCGACCCGCCGTCACCCGCGGTCCGGCTGCGTGCGGCCGTACCGGTCTGGCGGCGGCCCTGGATGGTGCTCGGGCGGGACACCTTCGCGGGTGACGTGCTCGCGCGGATGGGCGTCGACAACGCCTACGCGGCACACGCCGAACGCTATCCGCGCGTGTCCGCCGAGGAACTGCGCGCGGCGGACCTGGACCTGGTCGTGCTGCCCGACGAGCCGTACCGCTTCACCCGCGACGACGGGCCCGAGGAGTTTCCGGGGGTGCCCTGCGCCCTCGTCGACGGGCGCCATCTCACGTGGTACGGGCCGTCGTTGGCGCAGGCACCGGACGTGCTCGCGAGGGCGCTGCGAGCAGCCGTCCGCTGACCAGGCCGCGGACCGTGTGCGTGGCGGCCACGGCCCAGGCGGCGAGCAGCAGGGCGTAGAGGGCGACCGTGAGCCCGTCGTAGACCACGAGCCCCGTGTGCCGTGCGAGCCCCTCGGTACCGGTCACACACGTGCCCACGGGGAAGGTGAACGCCCACCAGGTCATCGTGAAGCCCATGCCCCTGCGCCGGGCCCGCAGCACCATCGCGCCGGCCAGCGCGAGCCACAACAGCGCGAAACCCATGACCGGCACGCCGTAGAGCACCGCCAGGACCGCGAAACCCTGCTCGTACGGGGCGGGCACGACGCCGGGAGCGGCGACGGCGAACTTGTCGACGGCCGTCGTGGACTGCCCCAGCGGACCCAGTACCAGGAAGAGCGACGGGGTGAGCGCGAGCGGCAGAGGGCCACCCGTGATCAGACGCGCGAAGACCATCGGCAGCGTCACCAGGGTGGCCAGCAGGCTGAGACCGAACATCGCCAGACAGGCGAGAAGCAGGGTCTCGCGCGGCTGGCCGGCCGGCAGATGCGGCACGAGCAGCGGGCCGAGCGCGGCGGAGACCATCGGGGCGACCAGGGGGAGCAGCCAGACGGGGGTGACCTGGGAGGAGTCCACGCGGTGGCGTACGACCATCAGGTACGGGACCGCCACGGCCGCCGCCAGGGCGATGAGGGTGCCGGTCGTGAACAGGACGGCGTCCAGGGCGACCGCCGCCGGTGTGCCGATCCAGTCCCGGCCGACTACGAGGGCACCGCCGCCGACGGCGAGCAGGGCCATCGCGAGGCAGCCGTAGAACGGTGCCGTCGCGGGGTCCAGGAGGTGGGCCCTCGCCTGGTCCCGGTGGTGGGTCCAGTGCGTGGCCCTGGCCACGAGCAGGGCGGTCAGCAGGACCAGGGAGAGCGCCCAGAACGCCGTGCAGAGGGTCCGCAGGCCCGGGATGCCGAGCGGGAGGCCGGCGCCCGCCGTGGCCACGATCGTGGTGCCCATGACGGTGGCGTACCAGTTGGGGCCGAGGTGGCGCACGGCCTGGGCCCGCGGGTGAGGGTTCCGGCCGGTACGCGTGCCCGAGTGACCGGAGTGGTCGACGTGGTCGGCGTGACCTGTGGGGGCGGGGAGGGGGCGGGCGGCGGTGACCATGACTTCACGGTGCCTGCCGGGCGGGGGCCTCACCAGGGAGCACGGGTCTATGGGGGCATAAGGTGGGCTTATGAGTCGGGATGGCGGGGCGGGTGACCAGGGAGTTCGTGCAGCGGGGGCGGGCCCGGGCGGCGGGCTGGCGCACCGGGTGCCCGACCTGGGCGCGCTGGAGCTGCTGCTCGCCGTGGCGCGGCTCGGAAGTCTGGGGCGGGCGGCCCGGGAGGTCGGGATCACGCAGCCGGCCGCCAGCAGCCGGATCCGCTCCATGGAACGGCAGTTGGGCGTCGCTCTGGTGGACCGGTCGCCCAGGGGATCGCGGCTGACCGACGCGGGCGCGCTGGTGACGGACTGGGCCCGGCGGGTGGTGGAGGCGGCGGAGGTGTTCGACGCGGGCGCGCAGGCGTTGCGGGACCGGCGGGACTCCCGGCTGCGGGTCGCCGCGAGCATGACGATCGCCGAGTACCTGTTGCCCGGGTGGCTGATCGCGTTGCGGGCGCAGCGGCCGGACACGGCGGTGTCGCTGCTGGCCGGCAACTCGACGGTGGTCGCCGAGCGGGTGCTCGGGGGCGAGGCGGACCTCGGGTTCGTGGAGGGGGTGTCCGTGGCGGGCGGGCTCGACTCGGTCGTGATCGGGCACGACCGG of the Streptomyces aurantiacus genome contains:
- a CDS encoding helix-turn-helix domain-containing protein, which gives rise to MDESKETLRVGAAVRRRRRALELTLAVVAERSGLSVPFLSQVENERARPSTRSLERMADALGTTRVELLAAADPARSVDVVRADDSEFTHEPRVRPLVRGHHQLHAMEFSGDQDAGREFQHRNDELMYVADGVVEVEAEGRAYRLGRGDTLYLTGGVRHRWRATEEDTRVLVVAVADHVEAVDHPGR
- a CDS encoding helical backbone metal receptor; amino-acid sequence: MRVVSLVPSLTEAVAVSAPGVLVGATDWCSHPAGLDVVRVGGTKNPDVERIAALAPDLVVANEEENREPDLTALRDAGLEVLVTEVRDLPGAFRDLERVLAACGARGRPRWLDEAEEAWLDPPSPAVRLRAAVPVWRRPWMVLGRDTFAGDVLARMGVDNAYAAHAERYPRVSAEELRAADLDLVVLPDEPYRFTRDDGPEEFPGVPCALVDGRHLTWYGPSLAQAPDVLARALRAAVR
- a CDS encoding TDT family transporter, producing the protein MVTAARPLPAPTGHADHVDHSGHSGTRTGRNPHPRAQAVRHLGPNWYATVMGTTIVATAGAGLPLGIPGLRTLCTAFWALSLVLLTALLVARATHWTHHRDQARAHLLDPATAPFYGCLAMALLAVGGGALVVGRDWIGTPAAVALDAVLFTTGTLIALAAAVAVPYLMVVRHRVDSSQVTPVWLLPLVAPMVSAALGPLLVPHLPAGQPRETLLLACLAMFGLSLLATLVTLPMVFARLITGGPLPLALTPSLFLVLGPLGQSTTAVDKFAVAAPGVVPAPYEQGFAVLAVLYGVPVMGFALLWLALAGAMVLRARRRGMGFTMTWWAFTFPVGTCVTGTEGLARHTGLVVYDGLTVALYALLLAAWAVAATHTVRGLVSGRLLAAPSRARPVPAPTTARTT
- a CDS encoding LysR family transcriptional regulator, translating into MSRDGGAGDQGVRAAGAGPGGGLAHRVPDLGALELLLAVARLGSLGRAAREVGITQPAASSRIRSMERQLGVALVDRSPRGSRLTDAGALVTDWARRVVEAAEVFDAGAQALRDRRDSRLRVAASMTIAEYLLPGWLIALRAQRPDTAVSLLAGNSTVVAERVLGGEADLGFVEGVSVAGGLDSVVIGHDRLMVVTAPGHPWARRRKALGAEELAATPLILREKGSGTRQVLDEALGGLARPLIELSSTTAVKASVASGAGPAVLSELALGEELSARRLVSIPVDGVRLSRDLRAVWPAGHRPTGPARDLLTLTRS